The Plasmodium knowlesi strain H genome assembly, chromosome: 12 sequence cattttccttttttctttttttcaaaccttACACCTCATTCACCTTCTCCCATTTCTTTGCGTGTAGTTATTCGTTGCGAGCACTTTATCATGTCGTTCCCTTCTTTCACGTATCTCCATTTACAGATTTTAAAGAAACATAAAGAcctcgtttttttcctcaagAAGCAACAActattaaaattaattttgaaCGTGAGTAGAGAGGATATTAGCAACAGTGACCACGTGTCTTCAGCTTTTTCACCGCAGATTTGTATAGCATAGTAGCAACTCCATTTGTATGGCCACataacatgtatatatatatatatatttttcccccttttagaATAACATCAATGAGGCGATATTATATTCGCAGAAGGAGCTAGCCCCATACGTGAACGAGAAGGTTTGTCAGTCCGTGTTGGGATAGCTGTGTACGAGTAGAGCTTACACATGCGTGATCTTCGTTTATTGAACTGCTCATAGTTGTTCACTTGCATGCGCactaacatttttttttttcgcaaccTCCCTCACAGCCATCCCTAATTAGCGAGATCGACGATGTCATGATGCTCATGGCATACCAAGACCTCAACGTAACTCTTCATTCGTTTCAGCGTTGCCATTCCATCTGTTTCGCCTCCCGTTGCTGCTTCCACTTATGAACCGCTCCTCCGAAATCTTTCGCACAACCCGCAGAGCGAGGAGGCCAAAAAGTTAATccaaaaaatagaaaagaagaaaaacaccCTAAAAAGAATTGATGACATCATCTTAAGTTACTACAACGTTGACAGTGGTGAGGTGACGAGGATCgcaagggaaagaaaaaggcgcGAGGAAGTGGCTTGGTGGTCCCATCAATATGGTCCCCACCCTAATAATCACTAACAACCGTGCCTTGTCGCCTTCTTACGATATGGTGAAATTTCCCCCCTCGTAGAAAGTACACTGGAATATATCGTGAAGAATATCTTCTTCACTCAGAATGTGTTGAGTTCGAAGGTAAGCAAGGGCAGAGATGGACTCGCGCGAGGAACAAGTACAAGGAGGTGTTCCGAGTCGATGTGCTACTTTTTCTGTACCCCGTCGCGTGCTTCTTTTCTTGTATCCCCTTGATATGTTACTTTGGTGTGTCGCCCCCCAACAGTACCCCTGCAGCATCCCCAAACTGAAGAACCTGAAGACTGGCTACATCGAGTATTACGAAAagcagaaaaggagaaagaagaaaaactccAGCAGAAAAGCTACACACAAGAGCAAGTCCAAGGATAAAATTTTCGATGACAAAACTGCAGAAGACACAGTGAAGGATTTTGAGGTGACGAAGGAGGATGATTATCGTTCCGTTTAGCGTAGCGGCGCTGTAATTTATGCATTCATTTAAAGatgcatttatttatttattttttttatgttgatGTGTGCATACGGGAATAACTCCTGACAGTTaattctttccccttctgctCACGCGATGATTATTTTTCAGTGGAACTCTTTCCCTCACCCTCTTTTGTCCCTAATATTATACGTGTTTGTTGCTTACGCCATTTCAACAGTCGTATGATGTGACTGCTTTCCCTGTGGCGTGGCTCGCAGGAGCCACCGCGTAGGTGAAGGAAATTCAAAAGGAATAATTTATAAAGTTGTATATGTAATAAAACAGCGTAAAGGTTAAGGTGGAGGTGGTGAGGAAAAAGAGgccataaaaaattaaaagaaaaaaaaaaacttcatcAAAACTGAAGTAGGAAAATACAAAGGAGATATTCTTAAATAATGTTTggtattttaaataaatccTCTTACTCATCGTAAAGTTCAAATAAATATTTAACCAATAAGTGAAGGTAttataaatgtgcaaacaatACAGTAAATTTATGTACGTAGTTATgtagaaaattattttttttaaagttttaTTGCGTGTGCgcaaaaagtatatataactCAAAAGTACcgtaataattataattgtAAAGGTGTTAATAACGATGTTGTAAACTTGATATACTTGAATTTCGATGATgtaatggaaaaggaagaatatataGTACATGACAAATagcaaatttacaaaaagcttggttttgttttttctgtttaacatttttcttgCCTTTTGGTCatcatttttcacttttttttttttcatattctgATTCTGATTATTTTCGCAAATTCCAAAGTTGTTCTTTAAAAATGCTTTGTCATCAAAATGTGTCTTCTCAGAGTCGCTGTAAATTTTCTGGTTTATTTCTATGCTCACTTTCTTCCTGATTTTGTACTCATTCACGGAGCGCTCCCTCGGGTGAGTATCTCGGTTGGTATGGTTGCTTGGAACACTGTGACGGTTCGGGTTTAGATTGGGACTTATACTGCAATTCATGTTATTGTTGACTTGGCTAGTACTCACACTGTTGCCCCTTCTATTTCCGACCTTCTCGTTATTCTTTTTACCCTTGGGGGCACAATCGGGCAGGATACCTTGCGTCGCATTTTCTTGGTGAGATAGTAGACCCTGTGGAGATTCGCTTGAAAGGGAGTTGTTTACctttttcgtcttcttctCTGGCGCCTTCTTCTCAGGTACCATCCTCTCGGTTACCTTCTTTTCGGTTACCTTCTTTTCGGTTACCTTCTTTTCTggtgccttcttttccttcgccTCCTTTTTGCTGCCCTGCTCtacctcttccttttcatttttccttttgtacaaattgttgtttttatatttttcaaatactTTATCATAGTTTCCGTATAGCTTATCCATTTAACGTTTTCCAAATTGGGCGGCGGTCTACTTTTGGAAGTTTGGTTCTGTTGCGCTGTGTTCAGCTCAGCAGTATCACCAAGGGTGGCACCTAGTGGGGTAAGGCTATTGCCCGCTGAGCCGCTTTGTGGTGAGCGTCGTTTTGTGGGGAAATCGCTCTGCTGTCTTCGTCGCTGTTATCTTGCCACTTCGCGtgatttcccctttttcatttcacgGTGTTGGGGAGAGAAAAGTAAGAGCACAGAAACATCCAAGGGAATCCTTTCCACTTCGATAAAATAAACGCATGCATGCGGGAGATTATAGCGAGTCGAATGGAGTGCGCCATGCGGGGGGTGCTTTAGAGTCGGAGAATATTAGCCACAAAAGGgctacatgtgcacatatatgtatgcgcgTCCATTCACACAGAGCTACATGACATCACATGGGTCTGTGCACAGACAAACCTTTCTACCCACATTAAgtaatgttttaaaaaaaaaaaaaaaaaaaaaaaaaaaaaaaacgttatgCCAAGGCAAAGCACAAGACGTTaatcaaaaaggggaaaaaaaaattgtaaaaaggaaaacgaaaatgtCAATTGAAAAGTGAGAGCTAAGGAGTAGCAACTGAAGCATGaccacttaaaaaaatatatttgtacacGCTTCTTTACGAGGAATAATCAGGGagatatttcttcttcatttgtgaagcttgtctttttttttttttttttttttttttcctcctctatttctctttttctcaGTTTGCATCTTCGCTTATTTGAGGAATGCAGACGCCCTAtggagagaaagaaaaaaaaaaaaaattccctcaATGGAGAGCAAGATGAGCACGACGCACATAGACATGCGTAGAGGTACGCGTGTGGTATTATGGGATCACACGCAAAGGGGAATATCTGCATGCCTTCCCATAatttttgtgcaaaaatacaaataaaataatagtaataataataaatcaGTCAACTGAATTTTGaatgttgcttcttttttttttttttttttttttctctctccccttttgcacatttattgtatgcacttttttgtttactCGCTCTATTGTCTTACCCCCGCCTTAGACTTCCACAAATTTTTCCTCACATGTTGCAAGTCCATTTTGGGGTCAGGTTTATTTGGTCTTGCTTCTCTAACGGGAGCGACATCTTCACCAGATGAGCTTTCATATctacgggttaaaaatagCGAAGCAGATATTGGAAGTAGAAGATACAGACATGGGAAAAGATTTCATGTGTCATTTCTGCTGATGGAATGGTAGACTCATTCAGGAGGGCTTGCTTTACCTGTCGTGCCTCCACCTATCGCTTGTGATTGATCCTTCATCACTCATTTTTCTGCCTCAAGGGGTAAAaaggacaacaaaaaaaaaaaaaaaaaaaaatgtatgctaTGGAGGTTCTTAAAATTAGTATGTATCCATAAGTGCAAAACAGATTTGCACtattttcaacatttttaatattttctatttttctgtGTTACTTGTGCCTgtgatttttcctcttttcgtACGCCAGAAGCAGGGGATTGAAGGGGTCCTTGGGAATGGGTTCGTCGTAAGAACTACGAGGGAATGAAAAGCATAGAGGACAAAATGAGCACATGACACACTACGTATCATCACCTTAAATCACGTTTCGCAGCACTGTGGAGAATTACGCTCCTATCGTCATATACCATGTCATGTGGGCTTCACTATCGGGAAATTCCTTGAACAATACAATGctacccccctttttttttattcaacaAAGTTTTCTTGTTGACATATGGAGAACTCACCTTTTTGTCCTCGATCTGGATCtcttgtgtttttttttcctgtctcCATCCTTTTGCTTCCTGTGTCTTCTGTCGCTATCGTAGCTATCCTTCGAagctctttttctcttcgtcCTTCTGTCTTCATTTGACCTATTCTCGTATGTTGACTctatcttcttcctcttcttcctttcctctgATTGGTCGTCATTTttgtgctcctttttttgatcCCTTTCGCTTACCCCTTTATGCTCCCTCTTGGATACTTTTCtgtcttcccttttgtcCCTTCTTACGATATCCTCCTTTCTATCATTCTCTCGCTCTTTGTATTCTCCtactttttgtttcttctcaGTTCCTACTCTTCGTTCATCCATTTCATCCACCAGAACCTCCTGCCGCTCCAGCTGGTCCTCCTTTCCACTTCTACCACCGCTCCCCGTTCTGCTCCTTGTCTTGCTTCCCCGTTTCCTCTTCTCAGCCCTCCTTCTCTCCCTTTCTCGTTCTCGTCttctttgccttttttcttttttaattttccggACAACACTCATATATAAATCTGAGTCGATGCCTGTGCTGTTGCTCACAGTCGAGACTGAAATTTCACTTAGCGAGTCAACATGGAGGAACtgcttttcttccttttttctgtcaTCCTCCTGGTGGTCTCTCTCTGTCGCATTCACATCGTCCCCATtgattttctcttttctgtATACATCCAAGGGGTTGTTCAACAGGTTGttgtccttcattttgtatgtttgaatatattcttcctttcctcgAATGGGACGTTCATTGCGTGGGTAGAACAAAAGGGTGTACTCGTGGCACGGCGTGCTTCAAGCAAGCAGGCATTTCGCGTTTGCCTCCGTTTATCACCACGTTTCCTATCACTCCCCTTCGCTTTGAGTTCGGGTCACCGTTTCTACAATTTTCCTTTGGTTTATACCGCTTTCACTTaaatttcccctcccccttcaaaatttgccttttcttttttactttttaaatgTCGCTGCTAGACATTACAAAATGGTGCTAACGCTAATGCTCTCATTTATGCGCTTTTTCACGAGTACCATTTTTCGCAGTGTTGAAATGCCCGTGTATGCTGTATTCGCCATTCTCCGTTAATTCATTGTTGGGACTTttctacacatttttttttttttttctatccttttccttttggagGCAGACGatatgattaaaaaattgttttgcTCTACGATaggattaaggaaggaataatttCGGTGGAGAGCAATAAGGATATGAGAGAATTTCACCGCCAACTGTTTGGAcgtttagaaaaaaaaaggggaagaaactAACAACTTGCTGCTCCggctttatttcttttttttccaactacataattttttgtgctttttccacttgttcCTCTTaccattatatatacatacgtatataaatacatattttttttatttttactactTTTGCTTGTCACGTAGGGTTTTGCTTCACCTCGGTGGAATACGTTGAGGGATTAATAATGACTCGCACAAAAATAAGGCGAACGCGAAAAAACGGCCCAAGGGGCACACCACCTTATTAACAtccaaacaaaacaaaaaaaaaaaaaaaaaaaaaaaaaaaagaaaacaaaagtaACATTCGTGAGTAGCTCCACGTACATCtatttgtgtatatatgtgtgagCAGCCCAAACGAGTTGAAAATTTCACTGCTACATTTGTGAAGTGGTCGGAGCTAAGAAGCCGCCCATGGCCACTGATCAACGAACATATACAAAGGCACTACGGGACATGCCGCTCGGTGGTGACTGTAATAACATACACTTCATTTTATAGCGACAAGTACGGGAAAATAGGGGGTACGCAATGACGTTGTACCCTTCGTATTTAGGCTAAGCATAGACATGCGGTACTGCGAAGAAAAGGACACCATTATCACCACTTCCTTCGGGTCAGAGTTTTTTTCCGAATTCCTGCAGCTGATGTTTTATGGaatccatattttttaacaaggACTCAAATTCGggtttgttgaaaaaaaggacattcttatttttgcagCATATGCATAGATTCGGCTCCACTTCCTTCACTCCTTTTACTCGGTTGATGACAAACACGGTACGTCCATACAGACCCAGCTatcaaaggggggggggggggtcgTATTGAGCAAATGAAATAGGGTGTAAACATGGTGAATTTAATGAGTAGGGTGGGACGGCTCTCCCCTCGTTACACCACGAAGGCGAAGCCGCTTCTCCATCTCATCTAATGTTATGTGgggagaggggggaaaaagacaCATGGGCTGATGGGGCGTTTGTATCAGCGTAGGGCAACGTGCGTATGTCTGTCCAAAGTGTTCACTCCACTACTCTTATTCATTTACAAATTTACCGTCTTTCGTTCggcactcttttttttttttcttttttttttcttttttccgttgcATCCTTACATAACCTTACCTTCTCATCTTCGGTAATTTTTATCCGATTTCTCGGGGGCCATCCAGCGTAAAAATGGTACCCTTTTCTCTTCGTTTCTCTTTGAACTATATCCCTAAATCTTTTTAGTGCACTCTTAAGACtgcttttctccttcacatttttcagcGCTTCATATTTATCGTAGACATCTGTTATGACACCATTTCCGAGCCATTGAGTTTTGTGCTCCAGATTTTGCTCCCTTGTCGAGGTGAAGAATTTCTTTTTGGCAAAACCTGACAAGCGGAAAAGGCAACACATACGGAGGGACATGAATAAACGAGCTATGTATAATGATAAACTTGTGTGTGACTTAGCCTATTCATGTTCCCCTGTTCCTTggagaagggaaaatgagtaaggtgtatatatttcctcCTGATTTTTTTACTGCACATTACGTGTAACGGTCCGAGATAGGATAGGAGAATGAAACATCTTTGTGCGTTTTTGTGATGTGAGAGTGGTATCTGCGGGAATAGGCGGGTGCTCATGGGGTGTTCCTACTGCGCAAAAGTGTGTTAGCTCCTTTGAGTTCGGAACTATATCGCGATAGAGCAATTCGACTTGGAGTGGGTAAATTCCCACTCCTCCTCGCGGCATAAAACGAGAAAGGAAACAAGAAGTGTACCATTCGGGGgcctaagaaaaaaaaaaaaagaagcaacatcGGAAGTTACAGGTCCTCCTTTTCTAAAATGTGGATTTatttggtgaaggaacgagtATCTTCCGTTATCTCATTTGTTTGTCCCCCACAAGTAGTCAAACTCTTCACCATTACGTTACCAtcattttgctatttttttttttttttttccggtgAAATATCTGCTCCTGCGCAATTCTCTACTCCGTTCCTTGTTTCTTCAAagttttaacaaaaataaaataaatgaaacaGATGGTATTCACCCCAATCCGGGCTGGGGctgcattaaaaaaaaaaaaaaaaaaaaaaaaaaaagttaatatGGCGGGATTTTTCTCCCTGTCATCCTACTGCTGAAGCAGCTTCCACATTATGGCGAATAATTTTACCCATTTTGAAGGTTAAACAAATTACGTTTTTATTGTTAAAGGGGgtgaggaggatgaaatcaaatttttaaaaaaaaaggcaaacgGCGTGTACACGCACACAGTATTTtataaacatttttgcaaCGTTGTAAGAATGTAAGCTATAGCAATAGTTATCAAACAAATGTGTGTAAAGGctcagggggaaaaaataa is a genomic window containing:
- a CDS encoding RanBPM and CLTH-like protein, putative, producing MIEDPADENCHIYLNAKNWLKEFEHTKIHENDLNEVLMNFFCVHRMYDVASEFQKEARVKPDMPIDTVKIRYQIQNEIMNNKIEEAIEHINNLDEGILKKHKDLVFFLKKQQLLKLILNNNINEAILYSQKELAPYVNEKPSLISEIDDVMMLMAYQDLNSEEAKKLIQKIEKKKNTLKRIDDIILSYYNVDSESTLEYIVKNIFFTQNVLSSKYPCSIPKLKNLKTGYIEYYEKQKRRKKKNSSRKATHKSKSKDKIFDDKTAEDTVKDFEVTKEDDYRSV